One Prunus dulcis chromosome 8, ALMONDv2, whole genome shotgun sequence DNA window includes the following coding sequences:
- the LOC117636350 gene encoding cytochrome P450 94A1-like: MFLQLLTLASLVLLPLLFFFVFRASSQPNPKTSNNTKVLKSYPIIGSFITLYKNHERRLPWFTDLLRSSPSNTLTIHHSLGKHFVVTGNPTVVQHILKTHFPIYEKGNTFRTTLTDLLGDGIFNADGDNWKFQRRVSSHEFNTKSLRKFVEQVVDTELSDRLIPILSAAATNNLILDFQDILQRFAFDNICRIAFGYDPAYLLPTLPEAKFAVAFDDAVQFSGDRFSSFPQVWKLKRFLGIGSEKRLRAAVSEVREFANTIVREKKRELSEKKALESVDLLSRFLGSGHSDEKFVTDIVISFTLAGRDTTSAALTWFFWLLSQNPHVEDDILKEISGTTELESATGGYDEVMEMVYTHAALCESMRLYPPVPGNSKQAMKDDVLPDGTKVKKGMVVNYNVYAMGRMEEIWGEDWAEYRPERWLEEREENGAHKWKFVGRDSFSYPVFQAGPRICLGKEMAFLQMKRVVSAVLKSFKLVPVEREGGAQPEFLAYLTGKMKGGFPVTIVERA; this comes from the coding sequence ATGTTTCTTCAGCTCTTAACCTTGGCCTCCCTGGTCCTCCTTCCCCtacttttcttcttcgtcttcagGGCTTCATCACAACCGAACCCCAAAACCAGCAACAACACCAAGGTCCTCAAATCATACCCAATAATCGGCTCTTTCATAACCCTCTACAAAAACCATGAACGCAGGCTCCCATGGTTCACAGACCTCCTCCGAAGCTCGCCATCAAACACCCTCACCATCCACCACTCTCTGGGCAAGCACTTCGTCGTCACGGGCAACCCCACTGTCGTCCAGCACATCCTCAAGACCCATTTCCCCATCTACGAAAAAGGCAACACCTTCCGCACCACCCTCACCGACCTCCTCGGCGACGGCATCTTCAACGCCGACGGCGACAACTGGAAGTTCCAGCGCCGAGTCTCCAGCCACGAATTCAACACCAAGTCTCTGCGTAAATTCGTCGAACAGGTCGTGGACACCGAGCTCTCCGACCGCCTCATTCCCATTCTCTCCGCCGCCGCCACCAACAATTTAATTCTCGACTTCCAAGACATTCTCCAACGCTTCGCCTTCGATAACATCTGCAGAATCGCATTTGGATACGATCCGGCTTACCTGCTACCCACTCTGCCCGAAGCCAAATTCGCAGTGGCTTTCGACGACGCCGTTCAATTCAGCGGCGACAGGTTCAGTTCGTTTCCCCAAGTGTGGAAGCTCAAAAGGTTTCTCGGAATTGGCTCCGAGAAGCGCCTCCGAGCTGCGGTCTCCGAAGTTCGCGAGTTCGCGAACACCATTGTCAGGGAAAAGAAGCGAGAGCTGAGCGAGAAGAAGGCTCTAGAGTCCGTGGATCTCCTCTCCCGGTTCTTAGGCTCAGGCCACTCGGATGAAAAGTTCGTCACCGACATCGTCATCAGCTTCACCCTCGCCGGCCGAGACACCACGTCGGCAGCTCTCACATGGTTCTTCTGGCTACTATCGCAGAACCCACATGTGGAAGACGATATTCTAAAGGAGATCAGCGGAACGACGGAGTTGGAGTCGGCCACAGGGGGTTACGACGAGGTGATGGAGATGGTGTACACTCACGCGGCGCTGTGCGAGAGCATGAGGCTGTACCCGCCGGTTCCCGGGAACAGCAAACAGGCGATGAAGGACGACGTTTTGCCGGACGGGACGAAGGTGAAGAAGGGAATGGTGGTGAATTACAACGTGTACGCGATGGGGCGGATGGAGGAGATTTGGGGGGAGGACTGGGCAGAGTACAGGCCCGAGAGGTGgctggaggagagagaggagaatgGGGCCCACAAGTGGAAGTTTGTCGGGAGGGACTCGTTCAGCTACCCTGTGTTTCAGGCGGGGCCCAGGATCTGCTTGGGGAAGGAGATGGCGTTTCTGCAGATGAAGAGGGTGGTGAGTGCTGTTTTGAAGAGTTTTAAGTTGGTCCCGGTGGAGAGGGAGGGTGGAGCCCAGCCAGAGTTCTTGGCCTACCTCACCGGAAAAATGAAAGGTGGCTTTCCGGTCACCATTGTGGAGAGGGCTTGA
- the LOC117637293 gene encoding 40S ribosomal protein S16 encodes MAAPAIESVQCFGRKKTAVAVTYCKRGRGLIKINGCPIELVEPEILRFKAYEPILLLGRQRFAGVDMRIRVKGGGHTSQIYAIRQSIAKALVAFYQKYVDEQSKKEIKDILVRYDRTLLVADPRRCEPKKFGGRGARARFQKSYR; translated from the coding sequence atGGCGGCTCCTGCAATAGAGTCAGTGCAGTGCTTCGGCCGCAAGAAAACCGCGGTGGCCGTGACCTACTGCAAGCGTGGGCGAGGCTTGATCAAGATCAATGGCTGCCCAATCGAGCTCGTCGAGCCGGAGATCCTCCGCTTCAAGGCCTACGAGCCTATTCTCCTCCTGGGACGACAACGTTTCGCTGGAGTCGACATGCGCATTCGCGTCAAGGGTGGTGGTCACACCTCTCAGATCTACGCCATTCGCCAGAGCATAGCCAAAGCTCTGGTCGCTTTTTACCAAAAGTATGTCGATGAGCAGAGCAAGAAGGAGATCAAGGACATCCTCGTTAGGTACGATAGGACCCTCCTTGTTGCTGACCCAAGGCGCTGCGAGCCCAAGAAGTTCGGTGGTCGTGGTGCTCGTGCTAGGTTCCAGAAGTCTTACCGTTGA
- the LOC117638122 gene encoding O-acyltransferase WSD1-like, with amino-acid sequence MGSSDDDCAEQPLSPPGRLFLHPRWNLTIHCAIGFKNPIDIDAIKSRLKNSLLLSHPRFSSLVVRDSHGVEHWQKATHIDLDRHIIILPNPVSTASQPVDHDTAVNDYLADLSISSGLSTDKPLWELHLLMAHNCCVFRLHHALGDGVSLMSLFLADCRRADDHEKFPTLAYGKKRDKKRVNSSSGKGWWVLLIGFLSMVCSNLVFVVELVMRSLWVCDSKTEISGGDGVELWPRKLATARFRLQDMKLVKKAVPNATINDVLFGVLSSGLSRYLEHRTPNALPEGLQITGLAMVDLREQLGLQELSDMMKSNSPGLSWGNKFGMILLPIYYHKTNGTDDDPLVYLKRAKVMIDRRKQSLQAHFSYKTILSTMPYLGAKVTAWLNYKILCNTSFSISNIIGPEEEITAAGNTVTYLRVNSTTLPHALTMHMVSYAGRVDMQILVAKDIIPDPAFLAKCFEEALLDMKEAASCIATMSN; translated from the exons atGGGTTCCTCAGATGATGACTGTGCAGAGCAGCCCTTGTCTCCACCAGGCCGTCTCTTCCTCCATCCCCGATGGAACCTAACAATCCACTGCGCCATCGGCTTCAAGAACCCTATAGATATAGACGCCATCAAGTCCCGCCTCAAAAACTCCCTCCTTCTCTCCCACCCCAGATTCTCAAGCCTCGTGGTCCGGGACTCCCACGGCGTCGAGCACTGGCAAAAAGCAACCCACATTGACCTCGACCGCCACATCATCATCCTCCCCAACCCCGTCTCCACCGCATCACAGCCTGTTGACCATGATACCGCTGTCAACGACTACTTGGCTGACCTCTCCATCAGCTCTGGGCTAAGCACTGACAAACCCTTGTGGGAATTGCACCTTCTCATGGCTCACAACTGCTGCGTGTTTCGGCTCCACCATGCTTTGGGAGACGGGGTTTCGCTCATGTCTCTGTTCTTGGCCGATTGTAGGAGAGCTGACGATCATGAAAAGTTCCCAACTTTGGCTTATGGGAAGAAGAGGGACAAGAAAAGAGTGAATAGTAGTAGTGGAAAGGGTTGGTGGGTTTTGTTGATAGGGTTTTTGAGTATGGTGTGTTCCAACTTGGTGTTTGTGGTGGAGCTTGTGATGAGGAGCTTGTGGGTTTGTGACAGCAAAACAGAGATCAGTGGTGGCGATGGGGTTGAGCTGTGGCCTAGGAAGTTGGCCACTGCTCGGTTTAGGCTTCAGGACATGAAGCTCGTCAAGAAAGCTGTTCCGAATGCG ACAATCAACGATGTTCTTTTTGGTGTGCTTTCTTCAGGACTTTCAAGATACTTGGAACACCGAACACCAAATG CTTTGCCTGAGGGGCTTCAAATTACAGGGCTAGCAATGGTAGATCTAAGAGAGCAACTTGGATTGCAG GAACTATCCGATATGATGAAAAGCAATTCACCAGGACTAAGTTGGGGTAACAAGTTCGGCATGATTCTCCTACCTATTTATTATCATAAAACCAACGGCACTGATGATGATCCTCTGGTGTATCTGAAGAGAGCTAAGGTGATGATTGATAGGAGGAAACAATCTCTACAGGCTCATTTCTCATACAAAACTATACTTTCTACAATGCCCTACTTGGGAGCAAAG GTTACTGCCTGGCTTAATTACAAGATCCTTTGCAATACAAGCTTCTCTATCTCAAATATCATTGGCCCAGAAGAGGAAATTACAGCCGCAGGCAACACAGTAACTTATCTGAGAGTGAATTCAACTACCCTTCCACAT GCGCTCACAATGCACATGGTGAGCTATGCTGGAAGAGTAGACATGCAAATTTTGGTGGCCAAAGATATCATCCCTGACCCGGCATTTCTCGCAAAGTGCTTTGAGGAGGCCTTGCTTGATATGAAGGAAGCAGCCAGCTGCATTGCAACCATGAGTAATTAA